A stretch of Toxoplasma gondii ME49 chromosome V, whole genome shotgun sequence DNA encodes these proteins:
- a CDS encoding hypothetical protein (encoded by transcript TGME49_220260), with protein sequence MAVPAAVLSQLRQQWSVNFKPEALELLPILLADACDDSASGGSRAASGSVSLQTLQRFLLTSDLRSLRLSPPLPEGFLAQKTSSALAAPLFLMLLSSRDITLPSKEGEEDFRSAAAAPCYRGHKRRMLLLKLTDGAGCTYTAIEHHFCRQLDVPLVPGLKMLVAAGTRVTNGLLLLEPATVQVLGGAVASLESAFKLREHVQQARLHRKAESEAPGREAGTGKEDEGPPRFLPFSYAAAKKALEAGKEVVAAALESQQKKSSREKAQSARRGEDREDARKAMQQLKDERHAGESGSKLERFQQQAEPKKAAVQALVVNQAARGRGDRRPAREEGEGASPRGRGGRGFGGRGRRKRDNDFENEGLYMKDSKAPVAYNLLDLICKEKPSAAMDSEQAPERYERPAVSMGVVSTPHRPPAASKLDSRETDRGRATGSVPQPNRGGRGRGRNRGGGFGGESSPQGGHVEGTRGGTFFSYYYAEDPASKQLSSHAPSHHRSSPGGGHSPYNASAPHPFSSPSPSPSYPAQSGSAHASLSHVQAGGAVGRDLAAAAFPSTVGPEQLRGARERGRGGPRGRGGGRGRGGGGRGKREFQSERGF encoded by the coding sequence ATGGCTGTGCCAGCGGCCGTCTTGTCTCAGCTGCGTCAGCAGTGGAGTGTGAACTTCAAGCCGGAGGCATTGGAACTCCTTCCGATCCTGCTCGCCGACGCATGCGACGACTCCGCGTCAGGGGGGTCGCGGGCGGCCTCCGGGTCTGTCTCACTCCAGACTTTGCAGCGCTTCCTGCTGACTTCGGATCTGCGgagtctccgtctctcgccaCCGCTGCCCGAAGGCTTTCTCGCACAGAAGACATCGTCGGCACTCGCGGCGCCGCTCTTCCTCATGCTGCTCTCCTCCCGGGACATCACGCTGCCCtcgaaggaaggcgaagaagacttcCGCTCGGCCGCTGCCGCCCCGTGCTACCGAGGCCACAAACGCCGGATGCTGCTGCTGAAACTGACTGACGGCgcggggtgtacgtacaccgcgaTCGAGCACCACTTCTGCCGGCAGCTGGACGTGCCGCTGGTGCCGGGCTTGAAGATGCTGGTCGCCGCGGGGACGCGCGTCACCAACGGATTGCTTCTCCTCGAACCTGCGACGGTTCAGGTTCTGGGCGGGGCTGTGGCGAGTCTGGAGAGCGCCTTCAAGCTTCGCGAGCATGTCCAGCAGGCGCGCCTGCACaggaaggcggagagcgAGGCTCCTGGCCGAGAGGCTGGAACGGgcaaggaagacgagggcCCCCCGCGCTTCCTGCCCTTCTCCTACgccgcagcgaagaaggcgctcgAGGCCGGCAAGGAGGTCGTGGCGGCGGCGCTCGAAagccagcagaagaagagcagccgCGAGAAGGCCCAGAGTGCGCGACGCGGCGAGGACCGCGAGGACGCGAGAAAGGCCATGCAGCAGctgaaggacgagagacatGCAGGCGAGAGCGGCAGCAAACTGGAGAGGTTCCAGCAACAGGCCGAGCCGAAGAAAGCCGCCGTCCAAGCTCTCGTTGTGAACCAGGCGGCGAGaggccgcggagacagaagacctGCGCGCGAGGAGGGCGAGGGGGCGTCGCCGAGAGGCCGAGGCGGCCGGGGCTtcggaggcagaggaagaagaaagagagacaacgactTCGAAAATGAAGGTCTGTACATGAAAGACTCCAAGGCACCCGTCGCCTACAACCTCCTCGATCTGATCTGCAAGGAAAAACCGAGCGCGGCGATGGACAGCGAGCAGGCACCCGAGCGATACGAAAGGCCTGCGGTGTCCATGGGTGTTGTCTCCACACCCCACAGACCACCCGCTGCCTCCAAACTGGATTCGCGCGAAACtgacagaggcagagcgacaggCTCGGTGCCCCAGCCGAACCGGGGCGGCCGCGGTAGGGGACGAAACCGCGGAGGCGGTTTCGGAGGAGAGAGTTCTCCACAAGGTGGACATGTCgaaggaacgagaggcgGTACTTTCTTCTCGTACTACTACGCTGAAGACCCTGCATCAAAGCAGCTTTCGTCACATGCGCCATCCCATCACAGAAGCTCTCCAGGTGGTGGACATTCTCCCTACAACGCTTCAGCTCCTCacccgttttcttctccctcgccttctccatcGTACCCCGCCCAGTCTGGCTCTGCCCACGCTTCGCTGTCGCATGTACAAGCCGGTGGTGCCGTTGGGAGGGATCTGGCAGCCGCGGCTTTTCCTTCTACGGTCGGTCCTGAGCAGCTACGCGGCgcccgagagagagggagaggagggccGCGGGGACGAGGCGGGGGCCGGGGACGAGGCGGCGGgggaagggggaagagagagttTCAGAGTGAACGAGGTTTTTGA